A section of the Ranitomeya imitator isolate aRanImi1 chromosome 7, aRanImi1.pri, whole genome shotgun sequence genome encodes:
- the LOC138646072 gene encoding uncharacterized protein — protein sequence MPEKEKRAPERNKRVHQRERERKRKAGGGCQKEKEKRAPERKKSVHQRERKSARQREKEKAQAREREKSAHQKEKEKKVHQRERERKRKVGAKKSKKSGRQKEKKKRAAGARKRKKSERQKEKEKRTPEREKKKAQAREREKQKEKEKRGPERERKARSRKRKKSACQREKEKAHAKEREKKSASQREREKRAPERERKKECTREREREKEKWVPKRARKAGARKRKKSGRRAPERERKAGARKRKKSERQKEKEKRAPERKKKRTPERERKARTREKKKRKPEREKKKRKPEREKKKAQARKREKSAQQKEKEKRGPERKRKARARKRKKSAGQKEKEKARTRNKEKVHAK from the coding sequence ATGCCAGAGAAAGAAAAGCGCGCACCAGAGAGAAATAAAAGAGTgcaccagagagagagagagagaaaaagaaaagcGGGCGGCGGGTGCCAGAAAGAGAAAGAAAAGCGTGCACCAGAGAGAAAGAAAAGCGTGCACCAGAGAGAAAGAAAAAGCGCAcgccagagagagaaagaaaaagcgcaagccagagagagagagaaaagcgcgcaccagaaagagaaagaaaaaaaagtgcaccagagagagagagagagaaaaagaaaagtGGGTGCCAAAAAGAGCAAGAAAAGCGGGcgtcagaaagagaaaaaaaagcggGCGGCGGGCGCCAGAAAGAGAAAGAAAAGCGAGCGCCAGAAAGAGAAAGAAAAGCGCACgccagagagagagaaaaaaaaagcgcAAGCCAGAGAGAGAGAAAAGCAGAAAGAGAAAGAAAAGCGCGGGCCAGAAAGAGAAAGAAAAGCGCGCAGCAGAAAGAGAAAGAAAAGTGCGtgccagagagagaaagaaaaagcgcatgccaaagagagagaaaaaaaaagcgcaagccagagagagagagaaaagcgcgcaccagaaagagaaagaaaaaaagagtgcaccagagagagagagagagaaaaagaaaagtGGGTGCCAAAAAGAGCAAGAAAAGCGGGCGCCAGAAAGAGAAAGAAAAGCGGGCGGCGGGCGCCAGAAAGAGAAAGAAAAGCGGGCGCCAGAAAGAGAAAGAAAAGCGAGCGCCAGAAAGAGAAAGAAAAGCGCGCACCAGAGAGAAAGAAAAAGCGCAcgccagagagagaaagaaaagcgCGCACCAGAGAGAAAAAAAAGCGCAAgccagagagagagaaaaaaaagcgcaagccagagagagagaaaaaaaaagcgcAAGCCAGAAAGAGAGAGAAAAGCGCGCAGCAGAAAGAGAAAGAAAAGCGCGGGccagaaagaaaaagaaaagcgCGGGCCAGAAAGAGAAAGAAAAGCGCGGgccagaaagagaaagaaaaagcgaGAACCAGAAACAAAGAAAAAGTGCACGCAAAATAG